The following coding sequences lie in one Trichoderma breve strain T069 chromosome 1, whole genome shotgun sequence genomic window:
- a CDS encoding pre-mRNA-splicing factor SF3a complex subunit 2 (Prp11) domain-containing protein gives MDYQNRAGSKFGGGGVASHSATNADRRERLRKLALETIDLDKDPYFFKNHVGSFECRLCLTVHQNDGSYLAHTQGKKHQTNLARRAAREQKEGKQNIDPATGLPASVAAGLNARRNVVKIGRPGYKITKIRDPVTRQQGLLFQLQYPDATPELAPKWQVMNAFTQRAEEPDKNFQYLVVAAEPYESVGFKIPARELDKREDKQFCFWDPDSKEYWIQVMFMTEREERFNAAPGLTARR, from the coding sequence ATGGACTACCAAAACCGCGCAGGCTCCAAattcggcggcggcggtgtcGCCTCACACTCCGCCACCAACGCCGACCGCCGCGAACGCCTCCGCAAGCTCGCTCTCGAGACAATCGACCTCGACAAGGACCCCTACTTCTTCAAGAACCACGTCGGCTCCTTCGAGTGCCGCCTCTGCCTGACCGTTCACCAAAATGACGGCTCCTACCTCGCCCACACCCAGGGGAAAAAACACCAGACCAACCTCGCCCGCCGCGCCGCCCGCGAGcagaaggagggcaagcAGAACATCGACCCGGCCACGGGCCTGCCCGCCAGCGTCGCCGCCGGCCTCAACGCGCGCCGTAACGTTGTCAAGATTGGCCGCCCGGGGTACAAGATCACAAAGATCCGCGACCCCGTGACGCGACAGCAGGGCCTGCTCTTTCAGCTGCAGTACCCGGATGCCACGCCCGAGCTGGCGCCCAAGTGGCAGGTCATGAACGCTTTCACGCAGCGCGCCGAGGAGCCGGACAAGAACTTTCAGTACCTGGTTGTTGCAGCCGAGCCGTACGAGAGTGTGGGATTCAAGATTCCTGCGCGAGAGTTGGATAAGCGAGAGGATAAGCAGTTTTGCTTCTGGGACCCGGACTCGAAGGAGTATTGGATTCAAGTCATGTTCATGACGGAGCGTGAGGAGCGCTTTAATGCTGCTCCTGGTTTGACGGCCAGGAGATGA
- a CDS encoding aminotransferase class-III domain-containing protein, translating to MGSVNTLSLALSEAKARYVAQNAKSKAFHEEATKSFPGGNTRTVLHTDPFPICMKSGQGYQLTSEDGTTYTDLTCEFTAALYGHSNPVILDAVSTVLKTVGMNVGATTSQEQLFAREMCQRFGLERVRFTNSGTEANLHALAAARKFTNKRKVVVFNRGYHGGVLGFKDGKPAPNNVDPNDWIIVKYNDVDAATKAIQSEGVAAVLLEGMQGNGGCILGTKEFLTGIQDAATKAGVVFILDEVMTSRISASGYAGLRGIKPDLKTFGKYLGGGLAFGALGGRADIMAAFDPRLATSISHSGTFNNNTLVTHAGYAGLSKIYTADVAEKFTEMGSAFLSRLQEAVKGTRLTFTGIGSILCSHFIEGDVEVKDIASGDDVQENEALKELFWFEMLEQRFWVTRRGFIALILETPQSELDRFVDAVKAFVSKHNDILAI from the exons ATGGGTTCGGTTAACACGCTTTCCCTGGCCCTTTCTGAAGCCAAGGCCCGCTATGTAGCCCAAAATGCCAAATCCAAGGCATTCCACGAAGAAGCCACCAAGTCATTCCCTGGCGGCAATACCAGGACGGTGCTTCATACTGATCCTTTCCCCATCTGCATGAAGTCTGGCCAAGGCTATCAACTCACTTCTGAGGATGGGACTAC CTACACAGACCTTACATGTGAATTCACGGCAGCGCTCTATGGCCACTCTAACCCCGTGATCCTCGATGCCGTGAGCACCGTCCTCAAGACCGTGGGCATGAATGTTGGCGCAACGACATCCCAGGAGCAATTGTTTGCTCGGGAAATGTGCCAGCGCTTTGGACTTGAGCGAGTGCGCTTCACAAACTCTGGCACTGAGGCCAATCTCCATGCTCTGGCCGCTGCGAGGAAGTTCACAAACAAGAGAAAGGTGGTTGTGTTCAACAGAGGCTACCATGGAGGAGTGCTGGGCTTCAAAGACGGGAAACCAGCGCCTAATAATGTTGACCCAAACGATTGGATCATCGTCAAGTACAatgatgtcgatgctgcCACCAAGGCAATTCAGAGTGAGGGAGTGGCAGCTGTCCTGTTGGAAGGCATGCAAGGAAACGGAGGATGTATTCTTGGAACCAAAGAGTTCCTGACTGGCATCCAAGACGCTGCTACAAAG GCTGGCGTGGTGTTCATCCTCGACGAGGTCATGACTTCTAGAATATCAGCTTCTGGCTATGCAGGCCTGCGAGGAATCAAGCCTGATCTCAAGACGTTTGGCAAGTATCTCGGCGGTGGCCTCGCTTTTGGCGCCCTGGGCGGAAGAGCCGATATCATGGCAGCCTTCGATCCGAGACTCGCCACCTCGATCTCGCATTCTGGCAccttcaacaacaacacgCTCGTGACACATGCTGGCTACGCGGGTCTCAGCAAGATTTACACTGCCGACGTAGCGGAAAAGTTTACCGAGATGGGCTCGGCGTTTCTATCCAGGCTTCAGGAGGCAGTCAAAGGAACAAGACTAACTTTTACGGGAATCGGGTCTATCCTGTGCTCCCATTTCATTGAAGGAGATGTAGAAGTGAAGGATATTGCTAGTGGAGATGATGTGCAAGAAAACGAGGCGCTGAAGGAGCTGTTTTGGtttgagatgctggagcaGCGGTTCTGGGTTACGCGCAGAGGCTTCATTGCGCTGATCCTGGAGACGCCGCAGTCGGAGCTGGACAGATTTGTGGATGCTGTGAAGGCGTTTGTGTCAAAGCACAACGACATTTTGGCGATTTAA
- a CDS encoding GNL3L/Grn1 putative GTPase domain-containing protein, translating to MAGSINKPKKPKSKRTTTRLRNKIQKASAAKQRKDRKFAKKNPEWRSKLKKDPGIPNLFPYKEKILEEIEQKRAKKAEEAQRRKELAKAAKTGGAQDKDEDAMDDVDGAEDDQMDEDGDFDEDVDESNPMAALIASARAAAEKYDKSLAASDDDMDDDDDEESDSDASDDGAHVSIGQASSRKTFDKVFKQVVEEADVVLYVLDARDPEGTRSREVERSVMAAASGGKRLILILNKVDLIPPKVLRDWLVHLRRYFPTLPVRASHAAANAHVFSHRDLTVQSTSAALFKALKSYAASRDLKRAVSVGVIGYPNVGKSSIINALLSRLSGKGSNNAKACPAGAEAGVTTSIRKVKIDSKLTLLDSPGVVFPSSSSLQSGGLVAIKNATEAHAHLVLLNAVPPKQIDDPIPAVSLLLRRLSTTPDLLQKLTAVYDIPALLPNSTDGDITTDFLVQVARKRGRIGRGGIPNINAAAMTVVTDWRDGRIQGWVEAPVLAVESANGAATKSTVKNAGEEDVMADQKEIVTEWAAEFKLDGLWGDNGNGAANEEDAMEQ from the exons ATGGCAGGCTCAATTAACAAACCCAAGA AACCAAAGTCCAAGCGGACAACAACCCGCCTTCGCAACAAGATCCAGAAGGCCTCAGCGGCCAAGCAGAGAAAGGATCGCAAGTTCGCCAAGAAGAACCCAGAATGGCGAtccaagctgaagaaggaccCCGGCATCCCCAACCTGTTCCCCTACAAGGAGAAGATTCTAGAGGAGATTGAGCAGAAGCGCGCaaagaaggccgaggaggctcagaggagaaaagagctggccaaggctgccaagacGGGCGGTGCTcaggacaaggacgaggatgccATGGACGACGTCGACGGGGCTGAGGATGACCAGATGGATGAGGACGGCGACTTTGACGAGGATGTCGACGAGTCTAACCCCATGGCCGCGCTGATTGCCAGTGCTCGTGCTGCTGCGGAAAAGTACGACAAGTCTCTTGCCGCAAGCGACGATGAtatggatgacgacgatgacgaggagagcGACAGCGATGCTTCTGACGATGGCGCACACGTTTCCATTGGCCAGGCTTCGTCAAGAAAGACCTTTGACAAGGTCTTCAAGCAGGTCGTCGAGGAAGCCGACGTCGTGCTGTACGTCCTCGACGCCCGGGACCCAGAGGGCACCCGCTCGCGAGAGGTCGAGCGCAGCGTCATGGCCGCCGCCTCGGGGGGCAagcgcctcatcctcatcctcaacaaggTCGACCTGATCCCGCCCAAGGTCCTGCGCGACTGGCTCGTCCACCTGCGCCGGTACTTCCCCACGCTGCCCGTGCGGGCGTCGCACGCCGCTGCGAATGCGCATGTGTTTAGCCACCGCGACTTGACTGTGCAGAGCACCTCGGCTGCCCTGttcaaggccctcaagagCTACGCTGCCAGCCGCGACCTGAAGCGTGCCGTCTCCGTCGGTGTCATCGGCTACCCCAACGTCGGAAAGagctccatcatcaacgccctTCTCAGCAGATTGAGCGGCAAGGGCAGCAACAACGCAAAGGCCTGCCCTGCCGGTGCCGAGGCCGGTGTCACCACGAGCATCCGCAAGGTCAAGATCGACAGCAAGCTCACCCTGCTCGACTCCCCCGGTGTGGTCTTcccctcgtcctcgtcccTCCAGTCCGGTGGCCTCGTCGCCATCAAGAACGCCACCGAGGCCCATGCccacctcgtcctcctcaacGCCGTGCCCCCCAAGCAGATTGACGACCCCATCCCCGCCgtcagcctccttctccgccGTCTCTCCACTACCCCCgacctgctgcagaagcttaCCGCTGTGTACGACATCCCCGCGCTTCTGCCCAACAGCACCGACGGCGACATCACCACCGACTTCCTCGTCCAGGTCGCCCGCAAGCGTGGAAGGATCGGCCGCGGAGGCATCCCCAACATCAACGCTGCCGCCATGACCGTCGTCACGGACTGGCGTGACGGCCGTATCCAGGGCTGGGTCGAGGCCCCCGTCCTGGCCGTCGAGTCCGCCAACGGCGCTGCCACCAAGTCTACCGTCAAGAACGCCGGCGAGGAGGATGTCATGGCCGACCAGAAGGAGATTGTTACCGAGTGGGCCGCCGAGTTCAAGCTCGATGGCCTGTGGGgtgacaatggcaacggAGCTGCaaatgaagaggatgccatggagcagTAA
- a CDS encoding RNB domain-containing protein, producing MTSLKRPQGSDQLAQNISNKVYVRSTRSGKVQKIVREVYLRTDIPCSSNLCRACLSQAPRNAVNEALPFVLSARPAGTKSYPQGHYLVPDTNALLNAMDLFEQSSSFYDVIILQTVLEELKNRSLPLYNRLVGLTKSEDKRFYVFFNEFRLETYINREANETVNDRNDRAVRQAVKWYGEHLALTKAAQIPAVVMLSDDRDNLRKAKAQGLHASSLADYVSELEDGDRLLDMIAESQSQAQGGFKQASQQPLYPEYYTSSRMMTGVKAGLLHQGIFNVSPYNYLEGSIKVPAFPKPLLILGRENINRSIDGDVVVVELLPQDQWKSPSTKIIEEDTITKNENADTEERQDFVSDKERKALQEEVKRTQKASGEGQLQPTAKVVGVVKRNWRQYVGHIDPSTASKGPSQGRRLDSVFLIPMDKKIPKIRLRTRQVSELLGKRLLVTVDSWDRDSRHPVGHLVRSLGELETKAAETEALLLEWDVQYRPFPKTVLDCLPKEGHNWRVPESKEDPGWRDREDLRDLLICSIDPPGCQDIDDALHARLLPNGNYEVGVHIADVSHFVKPANAMDTEASIRGTTVYLVDKRIDMLPMLLGTDLCSLKPYVERFAFTVIWEVDENADVVNVRFTKSVIKSREAFSYEQAQLRIDDESQQDDLTKGMRMLLMLSKKLKKKRMDAGALSLSSPEIKVHMESESSDPIDVKTKELLDTNSLVEEFMLFANVSVAAKIYEAFPQTAILRRHGAPPKTNFDELADQLRIKRGLELRTDSSKALADSLDKCVDEKDPFFNTLVRIMATRCMMSAEYFCSGTQSYPEFRHYGLASEIYTHFTSPIRRYADLLAHRQLAAAIGYEAVHPSVRSRGRLEAVCKNINVRHRNAQMAGRASIAYYVGQALKGKVAEEEAFVMKIFSNGFVVLVPRFGIEGLIRLRDLADPEPESEYDAETYTLTTKGDKAVKVELFQKVVVRVHDDKDERTGKRGVKMELVSA from the exons ATGACGAGCTTAAAGAGACCTCAGGGGTCTGACCAACTGGCTCAGAACATCTCTAACAAGGTCTATGTCAGGTCGACACGGAGTGGAAAGGTCCAGAAGATTGTCCGCGAGGTCTATTTGAGAACGGACATCCCATGCTCATCGAACCTGTGCAGGGCGTGCTTGAGCCAAGCACCCAGAAATGCAGTGAATGAAG CTCTGCCCTTTGTCCTGTCGGCCAGACCGGCTGGTACAAAGTCGTATCCTCAGGGCCACTACCTAGTTCCAGACACAAACGCGCTGCTAAACGCCATGGACTTGTTTGAGCAGAGCTCATCGTTTTACGACGTTATCATCTTGCAGACTGTCTTGGAGGAGCTTAAGAACCGCTCATTGCCGCTCTACAATCGCCTTGTTGGACTGACAAAGAGCGAGGATAAGAGGTTCTACGTTTTCTTTAACGAGTTCCGACTAGAGACGTATATCAATCGCGAAGCCAATGAGACTGTCAATGACAGAAATGACCGTGCAGTTCGACAGGCTGTCAAGTGGTATGGGGAGCACCTGGCTTTAACCAAGGCGGCACAAATCCCGGCGGTTGTTATGCTGAGCGATGATCGGGATAATTTGAGGAAAGCGAAGGCGCAAGGCCTGCACGCGTCTTCGCTAGCGGACTACGTCAGCGAACTAGAAGATGGCGACAGGCTGCTTGACATGATTGCCGAGTCACAGTCTCAAGCCCAAGGTGGATTCAAGCAGGCTTCCCAGCAGCCCCTTTATCCAGAGTACTATACCTCCTCAAGAATGATGACGGGGGTCAAGGCAGGCTTGCTGCATCAGGGAATCTTCAATGTGTCGCCGTATAACTACCTCGAAGGGTCGATCAAGGTGCCTGCTTTCCCGAAGCCTCTGCTTATCCTCGGCCGCGAGAACATTAACCGATCtattgatggtgatgttgtcgtcgtcgagcttcttccacaAGATCAATGGAAGTCACCATCAACAAAGATCATTGAGGAGGACACAATCACAAAGAACGAAAATGCGGACACAGAAGAGCGTCAAGATTTTGTGTCGGACAAGGAGCGCAAGGCACTTCAGGAGGAGGTGAAGAGGACACAAAAGGCATCAGGGGAGGGCCAACTGCAACCAACAGCCAAGGTTGTGGGCGTGGTGAAGCGCAACTGGCGACAGTACGTCGGTCACATTGATCCCTCAACGGCCAGCAAGGGTCCATCACAAGGTCGTAGACTCGATagcgtcttcctcatccccATGGATAAGAAGATCCCCAAGATCCGTCTCCGCACTCGTCAAGTCTCTGAGCTCTTGGGCAAGAGACTGTTGGTCACTGTTGATTCATGGGACAGAGACTCAAGACATCCCGTGGGACATCTGGTTCGCTCCTTGGGAGAGCTTGAGACCAAGGCAGCCGAGACAGAGGCACTACTCCTGGAATGGGACGTCCAGTACCGACCTTTCCCCAAAACGGTGCTTGACTGCCTCCCGAAAGAGGGCCATAACTGGAGGGTGCCCGAGAGCAAGGAGGATCCAGGCTGGAGAGATAGAGAGGACCTTCGCGATCTTCTCATCTGCAGTATTGATCCTCCCGGCTGTCAAGATATCGATGATGCTCTTCACGCCAGGCTATTACCCAACGGTAACTACGAGGTCGGCGTCCACATTGCGGACGTATCGCACTTTGTTAAGCCTGCAAATGCAATGGACACGGAAGCAAGCATTCGTGGCACCACAGTCTACCTGGTTGACAAGCGCATAGACATGCTTCCTATGCTGCTCGGCACCGATCTCTGCTCTCTCAAACCCTATGTTGAGCGTTTTGCGTTTACAGTCATTTGGGAAGTTGATGAGAATGCTGACGTTGTAAACGTCCGTTTTACAAAGTCTGTTATCAAGTCTCGCGAGGCATTCAGCTACGAACAAGCACAGCTTCGAATTGACGATGAGTCGCAGCAGGATGACCTCACAAAAGGCATGCGAATGCTGCTCATGCTGtcaaagaagctcaagaagaagcgtaTGGATGCCGGTGCCCTGAGCCTGTCTTCTCCTGAGATCAAGGTGCACATGGAGTCAGAATCCTCGGACCCCATTGACGTTAAGACAAAGGAACTTCTCGACACCAACTCTCTTGTAGAGGAGTTCATGTTGTTCGCCAACGTCAGTGTTGCCGCCAAGATCTACGAGGCGTTTCCTCAAACTGCTATTCTGCGTCGCCACGGTGCCCCTCCTAAGACCAATTTCGACGAGTTGGCCGATCAGCTGCGTATCAAGCgtgggctggagctgcgcACCGACTCCAGCAAGGCGTTGGCCGACTCCCTGGACAAGTGTGTCGATGAGAAGGATCCATTCTTCAACACGCTTGTCCGTATCATGGCCACGCGGTGCATGATGAGCGCCGAGTACTTCTGTTCCGGAACGCAGTCATACCCCGAGTTCCGCCACTACGGTCTCGCATCTGAGATTTACACACACTTTACTTCCCCCATTCGTCGATATGCAGATCTTCTTGCGCATAGACAACTTGCCGCGGCTATCGGCTACGAGGCTGTTCATCCCTCTGTCCGCAGCCGTGGTCGCCTCGAGGCAGTGTGCAAGAACATCAACGTCCGCCATCGCAACGCCCAGATGGCCGGCCGAGCTAGCATTGCTTATTACGTCGGTCAGgctctcaagggcaaggttgctgaggaggaggcctTTGTCATGAAGATTTTCAGCAACGGATTCGTGGTCCTGGTGCCGCGGTTCGGTATTGAGGGTTTGATTCGGCTGCGTGATTTGGCTGATCCTGAGCCTGAGAGCGAGTATGACGCTGAGACGTATACGCTGACGACAAAGGGCGATAAGGCTGTTAAAGTAGAGCTTTTCCAAAAGGTTGTGGTTAGAGTCCATGATGATAAGGACGAGAGGACGGGTAAGAGGGGCGTCAAGATGGAGTTGGTGAGTGCTTGA